In the genome of Streptomyces collinus, one region contains:
- a CDS encoding Wadjet anti-phage system protein JetD domain-containing protein: protein MTTRQWTSPEDVIESLRRKWNSGRYLAAAAQGHPFEPISVPLKGPTSTDVNRHYSKALEWAQSWAAHHHPHMRIQTKTIGGHHNTPTNTIPIRIWVDTLHQLVTLLQTTAEADLFHSLHATTATTDPALTEWMAAHPMKVLKAAPHWQRLIDTVAWFRNHIAAPVYLRQIDVPDVDTKFIEAHQGILGELLDHSLPADRIHHEAPRNDLAARYGLLSKPAYVRLRHLDNPPGPYSELTVRTSELTAAPPGTHTVIVLENEITYLSLPPTPGTTALLGSGYAASLLRHLPWLADIDLWYWGDIDTHGFAILSRVRSHFPHTRSLLMDRHTLLAHRAHWGEEKNQTTEPPAHLTSAEAQLEQDLRRGTYQPHLRLEQERIPISAVAHAGPWADSNSTHLPEP, encoded by the coding sequence ATGACCACACGCCAGTGGACCAGCCCCGAAGACGTCATCGAAAGCCTGCGCCGAAAATGGAACAGCGGCCGCTACCTGGCCGCAGCCGCACAGGGGCATCCCTTCGAGCCCATCTCCGTCCCTCTCAAAGGCCCCACCTCCACCGACGTCAACCGCCACTACAGCAAAGCCCTTGAATGGGCACAGTCCTGGGCAGCACACCACCACCCCCACATGCGGATCCAGACCAAAACCATCGGCGGACACCACAACACGCCGACGAACACGATCCCCATCCGGATCTGGGTGGACACCCTGCACCAACTCGTCACCCTGCTGCAGACGACCGCCGAAGCCGACCTTTTCCACTCCCTCCACGCCACCACAGCCACCACGGACCCAGCCCTCACCGAGTGGATGGCCGCCCACCCCATGAAGGTCCTCAAAGCAGCCCCCCACTGGCAGCGCCTCATCGACACCGTCGCGTGGTTCCGCAACCACATCGCAGCCCCGGTATATCTACGGCAGATCGACGTCCCCGACGTCGACACCAAATTCATCGAGGCCCACCAAGGAATCCTCGGCGAACTCCTCGACCACAGCCTCCCCGCCGACCGCATCCACCACGAAGCCCCAAGGAACGACCTCGCCGCCCGCTACGGCCTGCTCAGCAAGCCCGCCTACGTACGCCTGCGCCACCTCGACAACCCACCGGGCCCCTACAGCGAACTCACCGTCCGAACCAGCGAACTCACCGCAGCACCACCAGGCACCCATACCGTCATCGTCCTCGAAAACGAGATCACCTACCTCTCCCTGCCCCCCACACCCGGCACCACTGCCCTCCTGGGCTCCGGCTACGCCGCCTCGCTCCTACGCCACCTGCCCTGGCTCGCCGACATCGATCTCTGGTACTGGGGCGACATCGACACCCACGGCTTCGCCATCCTGAGCCGGGTACGCAGCCATTTCCCGCACACCCGATCCCTCCTCATGGACCGCCACACTCTCCTTGCCCACCGAGCGCACTGGGGCGAAGAGAAAAACCAGACCACCGAACCACCCGCACACCTCACTTCGGCAGAAGCCCAACTGGAACAAGACTTGCGCCGGGGCACCTACCAGCCGCATTTGCGCCTGGAGCAAGAACGCATCCCCATCAGCGCAGTAGCCCACGCCGGGCCGTGGGCGGACAGCAACAGCACCCACCTCCCCGAACCCTAA
- a CDS encoding ATP-binding protein: MSLTTAAVPLPQEYTPADDAPAVGPGFRLTRIEVLNWGTFHRTVWSFNTDGASALLTGAAGSGKSTLVDAMTTLLLPAHKIAYNKAAGAEAKERDLRSYVLGYHKNERVEATDSTRPVALRDATSYSVILGVFTNYTLGTYVTLAQVFWVPDANISQPDRFFLTADRPLSIEADFTRFGTSITDLRRRLKQTGAALYTSYPAYGKALRRSLGIPSEQALDLFHQTVSMKAVGSLDDFVRERMLEPFDAQAAVDKIVAHFDALTASHAEVVRARQMIEHLTPLVEACDRCDAIQAQITLLTRRRNAVPLFFAQRREDALTQLGVDLHTRIRQLTEEQHKRAQHLDGLRLAAEGLRRRIDGAGGERLVELRARIDELGRERDRRRKRSGEHQSWLERAGLPPVNDPASFHERTTQISRAREQATQHEQQARQELDELAVARHANTTATEAIRREITSLHSQRSSIPARLLDLRRDLAAAAGVAVEELPFAGELIQVRDSETEWAGAAERVLRSFALSLLVPEAHYANVSHWVNGRHLGLRLVYYRVPAHIRPTELPTDPSFLTGKLELNQDSWAHDWLATQLRSRADYHCAGDLDTFTRSTRPAVTKQGLIKNGGGRHEKDDTSRVDDRRSWVLGWTNQAKLTALLEEAQRLTQESAEITARTRALKQQESSRSGIRDALALLANVENHHEIDWQAAVLELEELQQRKRTLETEAGLDKLTTELQEAEEGIKHGTKDFDTSQEHLGSLRNEHKRVAAQLDKTTALLQRADLTDVTEHRDALTAFLPGPTDSVQHLLEQLDAAETLAAQQLLHTRESRTETYRRAASQTASKMATFRDTYRQFTTDLDSSIEAADGYRQLHNRLTDDDLPRFETQFLQYLRTNVIRDIASFQAHLSAQEQQIRERIEVINASLAAINYNPGRYIRLNAAPTPSVEIRDFRRDLRTCTSDALATDPDDTYTEEKFLQVKQLLDRFKGRPEHTRHDADWTARVTDVRRWFIFNASEVNRADDTEHEVHSDSGGKSGGQKEKLAYTILAASLAYQFRIDSGNSKTFRFVVIDEAFGRGDDPSAHFALDLFQRLGLQLLVVTPLQKLHVIEPHVTRVGYVDRPDTVRSRLNTLTIEEFRAARMKAAQMPASRPGSQP, translated from the coding sequence ATGAGCCTGACCACCGCCGCGGTGCCCCTTCCCCAGGAGTACACCCCCGCCGACGACGCTCCCGCCGTCGGCCCCGGCTTCAGACTCACGCGGATCGAAGTGCTGAACTGGGGCACCTTCCACCGCACCGTCTGGTCCTTCAACACCGACGGCGCCAGCGCCCTGCTGACCGGCGCCGCCGGATCGGGAAAATCCACCCTGGTCGACGCCATGACCACCCTGCTGCTCCCCGCCCACAAGATCGCCTACAACAAGGCCGCCGGAGCCGAGGCCAAAGAGCGCGACCTGCGCTCCTACGTCCTGGGCTACCACAAGAACGAGCGAGTCGAAGCCACCGACAGCACCCGCCCGGTGGCACTGCGGGACGCCACCAGCTACAGCGTGATCCTCGGTGTCTTCACCAACTACACCCTCGGCACGTACGTCACCCTCGCCCAGGTCTTCTGGGTACCCGACGCCAACATCAGCCAGCCGGACCGCTTCTTTCTGACCGCCGATCGTCCCCTTTCCATCGAAGCCGACTTCACACGCTTCGGCACCAGCATCACCGACCTGCGCCGCCGCCTGAAACAGACCGGCGCCGCCCTCTACACCAGCTACCCCGCGTACGGGAAGGCGCTGCGCCGCAGCCTCGGCATCCCCAGCGAGCAGGCCCTTGACCTGTTCCACCAGACCGTGTCGATGAAGGCAGTCGGAAGCCTCGACGACTTCGTCCGTGAACGCATGCTCGAACCCTTCGACGCCCAGGCGGCTGTCGACAAGATCGTCGCGCACTTCGACGCGCTGACCGCCAGCCACGCCGAGGTCGTGCGGGCCCGTCAGATGATCGAGCACCTGACGCCCCTCGTGGAGGCGTGTGACCGCTGCGATGCCATCCAGGCACAGATCACGCTCCTGACCCGGCGCCGCAACGCCGTGCCCCTCTTCTTCGCCCAGCGCCGCGAAGACGCCCTGACGCAGCTCGGCGTGGACCTCCACACCCGCATCCGGCAGCTCACCGAAGAACAGCACAAGCGCGCCCAGCACCTGGACGGACTGCGATTGGCCGCGGAGGGGCTCAGGCGCCGTATCGACGGCGCCGGAGGCGAACGGCTGGTGGAACTGAGGGCCAGGATCGACGAGCTCGGCCGCGAGCGGGACCGCCGCCGCAAACGGTCGGGCGAGCACCAAAGCTGGCTCGAGCGGGCCGGACTCCCACCGGTCAACGACCCGGCATCGTTCCACGAACGCACCACTCAGATCAGCCGCGCCCGCGAACAGGCCACCCAGCACGAACAGCAAGCCCGCCAGGAACTCGATGAGCTCGCCGTAGCCCGCCACGCCAACACCACGGCGACCGAAGCGATCCGGCGGGAGATCACCAGCCTGCACAGCCAGCGCTCCAGCATCCCGGCCCGCCTGCTGGACCTGCGCCGGGACCTGGCCGCCGCTGCCGGCGTGGCTGTGGAAGAACTCCCCTTCGCCGGTGAACTCATCCAGGTCCGGGACAGCGAAACGGAGTGGGCCGGAGCCGCCGAACGCGTCCTGCGCAGCTTTGCCCTGTCTCTTCTGGTCCCCGAAGCCCACTACGCGAACGTCTCGCACTGGGTGAACGGCCGCCACCTGGGACTGCGACTCGTGTACTACCGCGTGCCCGCACATATCCGGCCGACAGAACTGCCCACGGACCCCAGCTTCTTGACAGGCAAACTGGAACTCAACCAGGACAGCTGGGCCCACGACTGGCTCGCCACCCAGCTGCGCTCCCGGGCCGACTACCACTGCGCGGGCGACCTCGACACCTTCACCCGCTCCACCCGCCCGGCCGTCACCAAGCAGGGCCTGATCAAGAACGGAGGCGGCCGCCACGAGAAGGACGACACCTCCCGGGTCGACGACCGCCGTTCCTGGGTCCTCGGCTGGACGAACCAGGCCAAGCTGACAGCCCTCCTCGAGGAAGCACAGCGCCTCACCCAGGAGAGCGCCGAGATCACCGCACGCACCCGCGCTCTCAAGCAGCAAGAGAGCTCCAGGTCCGGCATCCGTGATGCTCTCGCCCTCCTCGCGAATGTCGAGAACCACCACGAGATCGACTGGCAGGCGGCTGTCCTCGAACTCGAAGAACTGCAACAGCGCAAGCGGACCCTGGAGACCGAGGCCGGCCTGGACAAGCTCACCACCGAGCTGCAGGAGGCCGAAGAAGGAATCAAACACGGCACCAAGGACTTCGACACCAGCCAGGAACACCTCGGCAGTCTCCGCAACGAACACAAGCGCGTAGCCGCCCAGCTGGACAAGACCACCGCACTCCTCCAGCGTGCCGATCTCACCGACGTGACAGAACACCGTGACGCACTCACTGCGTTCCTGCCCGGCCCCACTGACAGCGTGCAGCACCTTCTGGAGCAGTTGGACGCCGCGGAGACCCTTGCCGCACAGCAGCTTCTGCACACCCGCGAAAGCCGCACTGAGACATACCGGCGCGCCGCCTCACAGACAGCCTCGAAGATGGCGACCTTCCGGGACACCTACCGTCAGTTCACCACCGACCTCGACAGCAGCATCGAAGCAGCGGACGGCTACCGGCAACTGCACAACCGTCTCACCGACGACGACCTCCCCCGCTTCGAGACCCAGTTCCTGCAGTACCTGCGCACCAACGTCATCCGCGACATCGCCTCCTTCCAAGCTCACCTCAGCGCCCAAGAGCAGCAGATCCGCGAGCGCATCGAGGTCATCAACGCCTCGCTAGCCGCCATCAACTACAACCCCGGCCGCTACATCCGCCTCAACGCCGCGCCCACCCCAAGCGTCGAGATCCGCGACTTCCGCCGGGACTTGCGCACCTGCACCAGCGACGCCCTGGCCACCGATCCCGACGACACCTACACCGAGGAGAAATTCCTCCAGGTCAAACAACTCCTCGACCGCTTCAAAGGACGCCCCGAGCACACCCGCCACGACGCCGACTGGACCGCTCGCGTCACTGATGTCCGCCGCTGGTTCATCTTCAACGCCAGCGAAGTGAACCGCGCGGACGACACCGAACACGAGGTCCACTCCGATTCCGGCGGCAAGTCAGGCGGACAGAAAGAAAAACTCGCCTACACCATCCTCGCCGCCTCCCTCGCCTACCAGTTCCGCATCGACTCGGGCAACAGCAAGACCTTCCGCTTCGTCGTGATCGACGAAGCCTTCGGACGGGGCGACGACCCCTCCGCGCACTTCGCACTCGATCTGTTCCAGCGCTTGGGCCTTCAGCTGCTCGTGGTCACCCCGCTACAGAAACTGCACGTCATCGAGCCGCACGTCACACGAGTCGGCTACGTGGACCGCCCCGACACAGTCCGATCCCGCCTGAATACGCTCACCATCGAAGAATTCCGGGCTGCCCGCATGAAGGCAGCCCAGATGCCGGCCTCCCGACCTGGGTCTCAGCCATGA
- a CDS encoding DUF4194 domain-containing protein has product MSDTLTVPVVNLLKAGVLYQSDAPGVWDQILAHQAAIGDYLAVLGLHLVIDPAEGYAFARQRDPDTRDDGASVPRLVTRHRLSFAVSLMLVLLRGRLADSDATSSDTRLLLSRDDLVDMVRGFLPPRSNEAQLVDQIEIHIKKLCDLKVLRATKQAGWYEVRRHLKTLVDAQVLGDYHDLLATYRDTLDAPKDDV; this is encoded by the coding sequence GTGAGTGACACGTTGACCGTGCCCGTGGTGAACCTGCTGAAAGCAGGCGTGCTCTACCAGAGCGACGCCCCCGGCGTCTGGGACCAGATCCTCGCCCACCAGGCCGCCATCGGCGACTACCTGGCCGTCCTGGGCCTGCACCTCGTCATCGATCCCGCCGAAGGATACGCATTCGCACGGCAACGCGATCCGGACACGCGAGACGACGGCGCCAGCGTGCCCCGGCTCGTCACGCGCCACCGGCTGTCCTTCGCCGTCAGCCTGATGCTGGTGCTCCTGCGCGGCCGGCTCGCGGACAGCGACGCCACCTCCTCCGACACCCGCCTGCTGCTGTCCCGCGACGACCTGGTGGACATGGTCCGCGGCTTTCTGCCTCCGCGCAGCAACGAAGCCCAACTCGTCGACCAGATCGAGATCCACATCAAGAAGCTCTGCGACCTCAAGGTACTCAGAGCCACCAAGCAAGCCGGCTGGTACGAGGTACGCCGCCATCTCAAGACACTGGTCGATGCCCAGGTACTCGGCGACTACCACGACCTCCTCGCCACCTACCGCGACACCCTCGACGCCCCGAAGGACGACGTATGA
- a CDS encoding DUF3375 domain-containing protein translates to MDFEDVAGLHDHPAWRLLRADHAPLVLAFCGAVFVDENARGVPEAVLVSRLDDQLYDLNERGAGSFPRPAAAYLTEWTANGWLRKYYPPGEDEAHFDATSALEKAVAWVRGLPARSFIGTESRLNTIVALLRQMAFGTETDPQARIDELSRERDAIDTQIAQLRAGEVDMLSPLALLDRYQQVETTAVELLRDFREVEANLRELDRRLRHDVATAEGGKGDLLATFLMDREAIAESDQGRSFQAFFDYLLSPQRQEELRDLLGQVNLLPQLEGKTNRNLLKIPFAWLEAAENTQNTVRQLTEQLRRFLADRGQDENRRVQDLVRSIQRRIAELVGHKDLPGLELDLPQVELALPMERRLYMPIERVELDSTVEEALDDATELDISELIGGVFVDPEILAMQVMTAVRASPSGQMTLARVLEQHPLTQGLAELLTYFQLARPGLGVVIDPDRTWELVYDRVGSAGRTAATVPRVTFVRNDDGETAAEGE, encoded by the coding sequence GTGGACTTTGAGGATGTCGCAGGGCTTCACGATCACCCGGCATGGCGGCTGTTACGGGCTGACCATGCCCCGCTGGTGCTGGCATTCTGCGGTGCGGTGTTCGTCGATGAGAACGCCCGAGGCGTCCCCGAAGCGGTCCTCGTCTCCCGTCTGGACGACCAGCTGTATGACCTCAACGAGCGGGGAGCAGGTTCGTTTCCGCGGCCGGCCGCGGCCTATCTGACGGAGTGGACCGCCAACGGATGGCTGCGCAAGTACTACCCGCCCGGTGAGGACGAGGCGCACTTCGACGCGACCAGCGCCCTGGAGAAGGCGGTTGCCTGGGTCCGGGGGCTTCCCGCCCGTTCCTTCATCGGAACCGAGTCCCGGCTCAACACGATCGTCGCCCTTCTGCGGCAGATGGCGTTCGGGACCGAAACCGATCCGCAGGCACGGATCGACGAGCTGAGCCGCGAACGCGACGCGATCGACACCCAGATCGCGCAGCTTCGTGCCGGCGAGGTCGACATGCTGTCTCCGCTGGCCCTGCTCGACCGCTACCAGCAGGTTGAGACTACCGCGGTCGAACTCCTGCGGGACTTCCGCGAGGTCGAGGCAAACCTCCGGGAACTGGACCGGCGCCTTCGCCACGACGTCGCCACCGCAGAAGGCGGCAAAGGCGATCTGCTGGCGACGTTCCTCATGGATCGCGAGGCGATCGCCGAATCAGACCAGGGCAGGAGCTTCCAGGCGTTCTTCGACTACCTGCTGTCCCCGCAGCGGCAAGAAGAACTCCGCGACCTGCTCGGGCAGGTGAACCTGCTGCCCCAGCTCGAAGGCAAAACCAACCGCAACCTGTTGAAGATCCCGTTCGCATGGCTGGAGGCTGCCGAGAACACCCAGAACACAGTGCGCCAGCTCACCGAACAACTGCGCCGCTTCCTTGCCGACCGCGGCCAGGACGAGAACCGCCGCGTCCAGGACTTGGTTCGCTCCATCCAGCGCCGCATCGCGGAACTCGTCGGGCACAAGGACCTGCCGGGCCTGGAACTGGACCTTCCTCAGGTGGAGCTGGCACTGCCCATGGAACGGCGGCTGTACATGCCCATCGAACGGGTGGAGCTGGACAGCACTGTCGAGGAAGCGCTCGACGACGCGACGGAGCTGGACATCTCGGAACTCATTGGCGGCGTATTCGTGGACCCGGAGATCCTCGCCATGCAGGTGATGACAGCCGTCCGCGCGAGCCCCAGCGGACAGATGACCTTGGCCCGCGTCCTCGAGCAGCATCCTCTTACCCAGGGACTGGCCGAGCTGCTGACCTACTTCCAACTGGCCCGGCCAGGCCTAGGCGTCGTGATCGATCCGGACCGCACCTGGGAGCTCGTCTACGACAGGGTCGGCTCAGCCGGCCGCACCGCGGCCACCGTCCCGCGGGTGACCTTCGTACGCAACGACGACGGCGAAACCGCCGCCGAAGGGGAGTAG
- a CDS encoding DEAD/DEAH box helicase, which produces MAPTELTLRPHQKDAVAAATKTLTSHPRASVIAACGTGKTLIAARTAARVAPRGRVLVLLPTLDLLSQTIRSWHLAGRKGTAVAVCSARQALDHEPLGADIPLTTDPADLTALTVTSRPGPLTAYATYASLPAVVAAHRDHRLPPWDLVVVDEAHRTAGRLGKAWATVHHDDQVPTARRLYLTATPRVWDPDDSPDENTEAMASMNDENLFGPVAYRLPLSDAIDLGLLADYQILVPVVTDEDLRDWLATGPGAGVDGLRLAGRQVAALRAIHDHQLRRILTFHHRVADARAFAATLHDTAATLPSHLRPEGLWADWISGRHAPQVRRRLLLEFASHASPDAPAVLSNARVLGEGIDVPAIDAVVFADPKNSPVDTVQAVGRALRQQPGAGKKATLVVPVYLTPGEDPDDLLGADAYTPLWHTIQALRAHDDRLEARLADPRTYRPTMPADDPEAWLHFDRPAQAEEVALALSLRVLAPKSAEWRRGLTAARRYHRAHHHLDVPQTYQDPADYPLGRWLTWQRHLHTAGALDPARTQALERLGIIWDPRQQAFDRGLAHAAAYAARYGHLAAPVDEVHDDYPLGRWLATQRTRASRLTAERAAALTALDPWWNPPWPIAWQRAYHVARRGPDEAGTADAGEWLKTQRAHVDHLHPGQLTLLAQLGRDPVPAPGSQASGRLPARERAFLRGLAAARSFLEREGHLDVPQRHIETFDDGDPVRLGQWLSNVRRRRSALSSQRRAALAELGL; this is translated from the coding sequence ATGGCACCCACCGAGCTGACGCTGCGCCCTCACCAAAAAGACGCGGTCGCCGCAGCCACCAAGACCCTGACCAGCCACCCCCGCGCGAGCGTGATCGCCGCCTGCGGCACCGGCAAGACCCTGATCGCCGCCCGCACCGCCGCCCGCGTCGCTCCACGCGGCCGTGTGCTGGTGCTGCTGCCGACACTGGACCTGCTGTCGCAGACGATCCGCTCCTGGCACCTGGCCGGCCGCAAGGGGACCGCCGTGGCGGTGTGCTCGGCCCGTCAGGCCCTCGACCACGAGCCGCTCGGCGCTGACATCCCGCTGACCACCGACCCCGCGGACCTGACCGCCCTCACCGTCACATCCCGCCCCGGGCCCCTCACCGCCTACGCCACATACGCCTCCCTGCCCGCGGTGGTCGCCGCCCACCGCGACCACCGCCTGCCCCCCTGGGACCTCGTCGTTGTCGACGAGGCCCACCGCACCGCCGGCCGCCTGGGCAAGGCCTGGGCCACCGTCCACCACGACGACCAGGTCCCCACCGCCCGGCGCCTCTACCTGACCGCCACCCCGCGCGTCTGGGACCCCGATGACAGCCCGGACGAGAACACGGAGGCGATGGCCTCCATGAACGACGAGAACCTCTTCGGCCCCGTCGCCTACCGGCTCCCCCTCTCCGACGCCATCGACCTCGGCCTGCTCGCCGACTACCAGATCCTCGTCCCCGTCGTCACCGACGAAGACCTGCGCGACTGGCTCGCCACCGGACCCGGGGCGGGCGTCGACGGACTGCGCCTGGCCGGCCGCCAGGTCGCCGCCCTGCGTGCCATCCACGATCACCAGTTGCGCCGCATCCTGACCTTCCACCACCGCGTCGCCGACGCCCGCGCCTTCGCCGCCACCCTGCACGACACCGCCGCCACCCTGCCCAGCCACCTGCGCCCCGAAGGACTGTGGGCGGACTGGATCAGTGGACGCCACGCCCCCCAGGTCCGCCGCCGCCTCCTTTTGGAGTTCGCCTCCCACGCCAGCCCCGACGCCCCGGCCGTGCTGTCCAATGCACGCGTGCTGGGGGAGGGCATCGACGTGCCCGCCATCGACGCCGTCGTCTTCGCCGACCCCAAGAACAGCCCTGTCGACACCGTCCAGGCCGTCGGCCGCGCCCTGCGCCAGCAGCCTGGTGCAGGAAAGAAGGCCACCCTCGTCGTCCCCGTCTACCTCACCCCGGGCGAAGACCCCGACGACCTCCTCGGCGCCGACGCCTACACCCCGCTGTGGCACACCATCCAGGCCCTGCGCGCCCACGACGACCGCCTGGAGGCCCGCCTGGCCGACCCCCGCACGTACCGCCCCACCATGCCTGCGGACGATCCCGAGGCATGGCTGCACTTCGACCGCCCCGCCCAGGCAGAAGAAGTCGCCCTCGCCCTATCCCTACGTGTCCTGGCCCCCAAGAGCGCCGAATGGCGCCGCGGCCTGACCGCGGCCCGCCGATACCACCGCGCCCACCACCACCTGGACGTCCCCCAGACCTATCAGGACCCCGCTGACTACCCACTGGGCCGCTGGCTTACCTGGCAACGCCACCTGCACACCGCCGGCGCCCTCGACCCAGCCCGTACCCAGGCCCTCGAACGCCTCGGAATCATCTGGGATCCCCGCCAACAGGCCTTCGACCGCGGCCTCGCCCACGCCGCCGCCTACGCCGCCCGCTACGGCCATCTCGCTGCCCCCGTCGATGAGGTCCACGACGACTATCCCCTGGGGCGCTGGCTGGCGACCCAGCGCACCCGCGCCAGCCGCCTCACCGCAGAACGGGCAGCTGCCCTCACGGCCTTGGATCCGTGGTGGAACCCGCCCTGGCCGATCGCCTGGCAACGGGCCTACCACGTCGCGCGCAGAGGCCCGGACGAAGCAGGGACGGCGGACGCGGGGGAGTGGCTCAAGACTCAGCGTGCCCACGTTGATCACTTGCACCCAGGGCAGCTCACTCTCCTCGCCCAACTGGGACGTGACCCGGTACCTGCTCCCGGCTCCCAAGCAAGCGGCCGACTGCCCGCGAGGGAACGCGCCTTCCTGCGCGGGCTGGCTGCCGCACGGTCCTTCCTTGAGCGGGAAGGCCACCTCGATGTGCCCCAACGGCACATCGAGACCTTCGACGACGGCGACCCCGTGCGCCTGGGACAGTGGCTGAGCAACGTGCGACGCCGTCGTTCCGCGCTCAGTTCCCAGCGGCGGGCGGCTCTTGCCGAGCTCGGCCTGTGA
- a CDS encoding AAA domain-containing protein — translation MTQPPIPPTELAGQAVTAVLTALTGTTARPLVVDSPPGAGKSTLVVSAARALADAGEQCIIIAQTNHQVDDLLVSLADPEAPRLRLGRLAGHNYEAPEEVLALTDTIISKDIKDVLACDVIIATAMKWAYVDGPRWKWAIIDEAYQMRSDALLLIAKLFDRALLVGDPGQLDPFSIVSTPRWTGLPHDPLNNAVTVLTNHNDTSTHTLPVSWRLPASAAGIVSRAFYPFTPFQPATAPATRALTFTINALHNPFDATVEEAARTGWALHELPPRHTARIDAEAAHATVALASRLLERGIEAVCEKYPSGRRLQPADIAIGTAHREQARSIQQLLNRSPHARGVRADTANRLQGREFAVTIVLHPLSGRRDASTFHLEAGRLCVLASRHRHACIMVARAGIADLLDRHPSNEPVALGVPAKFPDGWEAHQHVLDHLSQHRVPAA, via the coding sequence GTGACCCAGCCACCGATCCCGCCCACAGAACTGGCCGGCCAAGCGGTCACCGCCGTCCTGACCGCACTGACCGGCACCACCGCGCGGCCCCTCGTCGTCGACTCGCCCCCCGGCGCAGGGAAATCGACCCTGGTCGTAAGCGCAGCCCGTGCCCTTGCCGACGCCGGCGAACAGTGCATCATCATCGCCCAGACCAACCACCAGGTCGACGACCTCCTGGTCAGCCTCGCCGATCCAGAAGCGCCCCGGCTGCGCCTGGGACGCCTCGCCGGGCACAACTACGAGGCGCCCGAAGAAGTCCTGGCCCTGACCGACACCATCATCAGCAAAGACATCAAAGACGTCCTCGCCTGCGACGTGATCATCGCAACCGCCATGAAATGGGCGTACGTAGACGGTCCCCGCTGGAAGTGGGCCATCATCGACGAGGCCTACCAGATGCGCTCCGACGCCCTCCTGCTGATCGCCAAGCTCTTCGACCGGGCCCTCCTCGTCGGCGACCCCGGACAACTCGACCCGTTCTCCATCGTCAGCACTCCCCGGTGGACCGGGCTGCCCCACGACCCCCTCAACAACGCCGTCACCGTCCTGACGAACCACAACGACACCAGCACCCACACCCTGCCCGTCTCCTGGCGGCTTCCCGCCTCAGCAGCCGGCATCGTCTCCCGGGCCTTCTACCCCTTCACCCCCTTCCAGCCCGCCACGGCCCCCGCCACCCGCGCCCTCACCTTCACCATCAACGCTTTGCACAACCCCTTCGATGCAACTGTCGAGGAAGCTGCACGCACCGGGTGGGCCCTGCACGAACTCCCGCCCCGCCACACCGCACGCATCGATGCCGAGGCCGCCCACGCCACCGTCGCCCTGGCCTCCCGCCTCCTGGAGCGCGGAATCGAGGCCGTCTGCGAGAAGTACCCCTCGGGTCGGCGCCTGCAGCCTGCCGACATCGCCATCGGCACCGCTCACCGGGAGCAGGCCCGTAGCATCCAGCAACTCCTCAACCGCAGCCCCCACGCCCGAGGAGTGCGTGCCGACACCGCCAACCGCCTGCAGGGCCGCGAGTTCGCCGTCACCATCGTCCTGCACCCCCTCTCCGGCCGCCGCGACGCCTCCACCTTCCACCTCGAAGCCGGCCGCCTGTGCGTGCTGGCCTCACGCCACCGTCACGCCTGCATCATGGTCGCCCGCGCCGGTATCGCCGACCTCCTCGACCGCCACCCCTCCAATGAGCCCGTCGCCCTCGGCGTCCCCGCCAAGTTCCCCGACGGCTGGGAAGCCCACCAGCACGTCCTCGACCACCTCTCCCAGCACCGCGTCCCCGCCGCCTGA